In Cytobacillus oceanisediminis, the following proteins share a genomic window:
- a CDS encoding sigma-54 interaction domain-containing protein, with product MTETQSISKEVLAAILKGIDEGIHVVDLNGNTIFYNEIAARHDGLEVSEVIGKPVLKVFPSLDKETSTLLKVMKTKKPIYNQTQSYVNLHGAQIETINTTLPITVDGKVAGAVEIAKDYSRLKLLSESLLDLRKKIKQPVKKKTAVDNVQYTLDSLLTINQEMQKIKKEAAKLAKSDSSILVFGESGCGKELFVQGLHHASPRAAGPFIAQNCAAIPEPLLESILFGTAKGSYTGAVDRPGLFELADGGTLFLDEIHAMPIELQAKLLRVLEDGIVRRVGSPKNSHVDVRVIAAMNIHPVEALERNQIRTDLFYRLNVLTFGLLPLRDRKEDIEFLAHHFIRGFNQVLHKNLSGIGDDVLAFFRQYHWPGNVRELKHTIEYMMNVCEENFLKAEDLPVIMKQQLQKDKQVVSLKVQPLKASMEEQEKALIEKALLETNGNIKRAAKLLEVPRQTLQYKLAKYNIDINNRSRFCSNYESAE from the coding sequence ATGACTGAAACTCAAAGCATTTCAAAAGAAGTTCTGGCAGCCATATTAAAGGGCATTGATGAAGGAATTCATGTAGTAGATTTGAATGGAAATACCATTTTTTATAATGAAATTGCTGCAAGACACGATGGTCTGGAGGTTTCTGAGGTTATCGGAAAACCTGTTCTGAAAGTCTTTCCTTCATTGGATAAAGAGACAAGCACCTTATTAAAAGTAATGAAAACAAAAAAACCGATCTATAACCAGACGCAATCCTATGTGAACCTTCATGGCGCACAAATAGAAACCATTAATACAACTCTCCCTATTACTGTAGATGGGAAAGTAGCGGGAGCTGTTGAGATTGCTAAGGACTATTCCAGGTTGAAGCTTCTTTCTGAAAGCCTTCTGGATTTGCGAAAAAAAATAAAACAGCCTGTCAAAAAAAAGACTGCTGTTGATAATGTCCAGTACACACTGGATAGCCTTCTCACAATAAATCAGGAAATGCAAAAAATTAAAAAAGAAGCGGCCAAACTGGCTAAGTCTGATTCCTCCATTCTGGTGTTTGGCGAAAGCGGGTGCGGAAAGGAGCTCTTTGTTCAGGGACTCCACCATGCTTCCCCAAGAGCTGCCGGGCCATTTATTGCCCAGAACTGTGCAGCTATACCGGAACCCTTGCTTGAAAGCATTCTATTCGGGACTGCTAAAGGAAGCTATACAGGAGCTGTAGACAGGCCAGGGCTATTTGAATTAGCCGATGGGGGAACACTCTTCCTTGATGAAATACATGCCATGCCAATTGAGCTTCAGGCAAAACTGCTTAGAGTGCTGGAGGATGGGATTGTCAGAAGAGTGGGAAGCCCGAAGAACTCCCATGTAGATGTGAGAGTGATTGCAGCCATGAATATCCATCCAGTGGAAGCACTGGAGAGAAACCAAATCAGAACAGACTTATTTTACCGCTTAAATGTTCTCACTTTCGGGCTCCTTCCTCTAAGGGATAGAAAAGAAGATATTGAATTTCTTGCACATCATTTTATTAGGGGATTTAATCAGGTTCTACACAAAAACCTTTCAGGAATCGGGGATGATGTGCTTGCCTTTTTCAGACAATATCATTGGCCCGGAAATGTCAGGGAATTAAAGCATACAATCGAATACATGATGAATGTCTGTGAAGAAAATTTTCTTAAAGCAGAGGATTTGCCTGTGATAATGAAACAGCAGCTGCAAAAGGATAAACAGGTTGTTTCACTAAAGGTTCAGCCATTAAAGGCGAGCATGGAAGAACAGGAAAAAGCATTAATTGAAAAAGCTCTTCTAGAGACCAATGGAAATATAAAAAGAGCCGCAAAGCTATTGGAGGTTCCGCGTCAAACGCTGCAATATAAACTGGCAAAGTATAATATTGATATAAATAACAGGAGCCGTTTCTGCAGTAATTATGAAAGTGCCGAATAA
- a CDS encoding peptidase translates to MNAHAKIKQWLEENRQRGTRLLQQLVQEGSIRGKESSAQAVIIEKCRKLGLSLDIWEIGKEQLTKHPAFCSDRKDFSGNPNVVATLKGTGGGRSLILNGHIDVVPEGDRNDWDHDPFSGRIEDGKLYGRGSTDMKGGTVSLLLAMEAIITLGIKLKGDVIFQSVIEEESGGAGTLAAVLRGYTADGAIIPEPTNMKLFPKQQGSMWFRITVKGRSAHGGTRYEGINAIEKAMIVMTKLQELEKLRNLRIEDPLYSKIPIPIPINIGKINSGEWPSSVPDIAILEGRMGVAPDEEMKSAEKELVQCLKKAAQNDEWLKKNPPQVEWFGGRWLPGDLEQDHPLMTVLSESFEEVKGMQPAVEASPWGTDGGILSKVGNTPVVVFGPGVTEAAHDVNEYISLQEVYEAAEIIALAMLEWCGTNQ, encoded by the coding sequence ATGAATGCTCATGCAAAGATTAAACAGTGGCTGGAAGAAAATAGGCAAAGGGGAACAAGACTTCTTCAGCAGCTGGTCCAGGAAGGAAGCATCCGTGGGAAAGAAAGCAGTGCACAGGCTGTCATCATTGAAAAATGCCGCAAACTTGGACTATCCCTTGATATTTGGGAGATTGGAAAGGAGCAATTGACCAAACATCCTGCCTTTTGTTCGGATAGAAAGGATTTTTCCGGAAATCCCAATGTGGTGGCTACTTTGAAAGGAACAGGCGGGGGAAGGTCCCTTATCCTCAATGGCCATATTGATGTTGTTCCAGAGGGAGACCGAAATGATTGGGATCATGATCCATTTAGCGGAAGAATCGAAGATGGAAAACTATATGGCCGGGGTTCGACGGATATGAAAGGGGGAACAGTCTCGCTCCTGCTTGCAATGGAAGCCATCATAACGCTTGGAATCAAGCTTAAAGGAGATGTGATATTCCAAAGTGTCATTGAAGAGGAAAGTGGAGGGGCGGGTACTTTGGCTGCTGTCCTCCGGGGTTATACAGCCGACGGGGCAATCATTCCCGAACCGACAAATATGAAGCTTTTTCCAAAACAGCAGGGTTCAATGTGGTTCCGGATAACAGTCAAAGGGCGTTCTGCTCATGGAGGAACCCGATATGAAGGTATCAATGCAATCGAAAAAGCCATGATAGTGATGACAAAGCTTCAGGAACTTGAGAAATTAAGAAACCTTAGAATTGAGGATCCGCTATATTCAAAGATTCCTATTCCGATCCCTATTAATATCGGAAAAATAAATAGCGGAGAATGGCCATCTTCAGTGCCGGATATTGCCATCTTAGAGGGGAGGATGGGAGTGGCGCCAGATGAAGAAATGAAATCTGCGGAAAAAGAGCTGGTGCAGTGTCTAAAGAAAGCAGCACAAAATGATGAGTGGCTAAAAAAGAACCCTCCTCAAGTTGAATGGTTCGGCGGACGCTGGCTGCCTGGTGATTTGGAACAGGATCACCCTCTAATGACCGTATTATCGGAGTCTTTTGAAGAAGTAAAAGGCATGCAGCCGGCAGTTGAAGCATCACCCTGGGGCACGGATGGAGGCATATTATCCAAAGTGGGGAATACACCTGTAGTTGTCTTCGGGCCCGGTGTAACTGAAGCAGCCCATGATGTTAACGAATATATTTCCTTGCAGGAAGTCTATGAAGCTGCTGAAATCATTGCTCTGGCAATGCTGGAATGGTGCGGCACTAATCAGTGA
- the gabT gene encoding 4-aminobutyrate--2-oxoglutarate transaminase has translation MMGSIKIRTEIPGPRAKELLAKKEQNVPKGPFNTMQTFADKGDGALLTDIDGNTFLDFAGAIGTLNVGHCPPRVVEALHAQIDKYLHPCFHVMMYEPYIKLAEKLNSITPGNHSKKTFFLSTGAEAVENAVKIARKYTGRKGIISFERGFHGRTYMSMSLTSKVKPYKYEFGPFAPETYKWPYPYYYRSEGLKDKDYDLALFKRFETFFLSEVPPEEIAAVIMEPVQGEGGFVMPSSRFVKGVKQLCEKHGILFIADEVQTGFGRTGKMFAMEHYDVVPDLITMSKSIGAGLPISAVTGRADIMDSPNIGEIGGTYGGSPLGCVAALEVIRTIEEEGLLGRANEIGSLFTEKFSDLPLKYKQVGEVRSLGAMCAIEFVKDQDTKEPNKEIVQEVLSKAHKRGLIVMSAGLYGNIIRLLTPLITTNEQLNEGLTVLEEVIGECCT, from the coding sequence ATGATGGGATCAATTAAAATAAGAACGGAGATACCGGGACCGAGAGCGAAGGAATTATTGGCTAAAAAAGAGCAGAATGTGCCAAAGGGACCATTTAACACGATGCAGACATTTGCGGATAAGGGGGATGGAGCACTTCTGACAGATATAGACGGAAATACTTTTCTAGATTTTGCCGGGGCAATCGGAACACTAAATGTTGGCCACTGCCCGCCAAGGGTTGTAGAAGCCCTGCATGCCCAAATTGACAAATATCTTCATCCATGCTTTCATGTCATGATGTATGAGCCTTATATTAAGCTGGCAGAAAAACTCAACAGCATTACACCCGGAAATCACAGCAAAAAAACATTCTTTTTAAGCACCGGCGCAGAGGCAGTAGAAAATGCCGTTAAGATAGCAAGGAAATATACCGGCAGAAAAGGAATCATATCATTTGAACGGGGTTTTCATGGCCGTACCTATATGTCCATGAGTTTAACGAGCAAGGTTAAACCATATAAATATGAATTCGGGCCATTTGCGCCTGAAACATATAAATGGCCTTATCCTTATTATTACCGCAGTGAGGGTTTGAAGGATAAAGATTATGATCTTGCCTTATTTAAGAGATTCGAAACTTTTTTTCTCAGCGAGGTGCCTCCTGAAGAAATTGCTGCTGTCATTATGGAGCCTGTACAGGGTGAGGGCGGTTTCGTTATGCCGTCTTCACGTTTTGTAAAAGGTGTAAAACAGCTTTGTGAAAAACATGGAATCCTCTTTATCGCTGATGAGGTACAGACGGGATTTGGCAGGACTGGCAAAATGTTTGCCATGGAGCATTATGATGTTGTGCCGGATCTTATTACGATGTCAAAATCGATCGGTGCCGGATTGCCGATCAGTGCTGTAACTGGCAGGGCTGACATAATGGATTCACCGAATATCGGTGAAATTGGCGGAACTTATGGAGGCAGTCCGCTCGGTTGTGTAGCCGCATTAGAAGTGATTCGAACAATTGAGGAAGAAGGATTATTAGGAAGGGCAAATGAAATCGGAAGCCTTTTTACTGAAAAATTTTCAGATCTTCCTTTAAAATATAAGCAAGTGGGTGAAGTTCGCTCTTTAGGGGCAATGTGTGCCATTGAATTTGTTAAAGATCAGGATACAAAGGAACCCAATAAGGAAATTGTTCAGGAAGTCCTGTCAAAAGCGCACAAGCGCGGCCTCATTGTTATGAGTGCAGGCCTCTATGGGAATATCATTCGCCTGCTCACTCCGCTTATTACAACCAATGAACAGCTCAATGAAGGATTAACCGTACTAGAAGAAGTAATAGGTGAATGCTGCACATAA
- a CDS encoding CoA transferase subunit A, with product MENTFNKIIELDEAMKHFRDGMIIMFGGFGGIGTPPALIDGILDNGFKDLTLIGNDSGFPHIGIGKVVSQGRAKKMIASHIGSNPVAGQLMTDGKMEVEFSPQGILAERIRAGGVGIPAILSDIGLDNDIVTSNKQTCNLSGKNYLVESALTAEISIVFAKKADPYGNLIYDKSARNTNPLVAMAGDMTIAEVEEIVPLGSLDPDEIITPGVFVDYIVPSKGVNWKWAWE from the coding sequence ATGGAAAACACTTTTAACAAAATCATTGAACTTGATGAGGCAATGAAGCATTTTCGGGATGGCATGATCATTATGTTTGGCGGATTCGGCGGAATTGGCACCCCGCCTGCCCTTATTGACGGCATTTTGGATAATGGATTCAAAGACTTAACGCTTATTGGCAATGATTCAGGTTTTCCCCATATTGGCATCGGGAAAGTGGTCAGCCAGGGAAGGGCAAAAAAAATGATTGCTTCCCATATTGGCTCAAATCCCGTAGCCGGCCAATTAATGACAGATGGGAAAATGGAAGTGGAATTTTCACCACAGGGGATATTGGCAGAAAGAATCCGTGCAGGGGGAGTCGGCATCCCTGCCATTCTTTCCGATATTGGCCTTGATAATGACATTGTAACCAGCAATAAACAAACATGTAATTTGAGTGGGAAAAATTATCTCGTCGAATCGGCTCTAACGGCTGAAATATCCATTGTCTTTGCAAAAAAAGCTGATCCCTACGGAAACTTGATTTATGACAAAAGTGCGAGAAACACAAACCCGCTTGTTGCTATGGCAGGAGATATGACCATTGCAGAAGTGGAGGAAATCGTCCCTCTTGGCAGCCTCGATCCTGATGAAATTATAACACCAGGGGTTTTTGTGGATTATATTGTCCCTTCGAAAGGAGTGAATTGGAAATGGGCATGGGAGTAG
- a CDS encoding 3-oxoacid CoA-transferase subunit B: protein MGMGVEIRDRIAKRAAEEIKNGMIVNLGIGIPSLVPNHLPAGTKVMFHAENGITGMGPSPEKGKEDENLCNAGGFPVSVVKGASYCDSTIAFGMIRRGRVDMTILGSLQVSKKGDLANWIVPGKKVPGMGGAMELAQKAKKVIVLMNQTDKYGNSKIVNECSLPLTSARCVDMIITEMAVFQITNHGLTLTELFAPHSVNAVRAKTGCSFTIAGNVRVIN, encoded by the coding sequence ATGGGCATGGGAGTAGAAATCAGAGATCGCATTGCAAAACGTGCTGCTGAAGAAATAAAGAACGGGATGATTGTAAATCTCGGCATCGGAATCCCTTCGCTTGTTCCCAATCATTTGCCAGCTGGGACAAAAGTGATGTTTCATGCTGAAAATGGCATTACAGGTATGGGGCCAAGTCCGGAGAAAGGGAAGGAAGATGAAAATCTCTGTAATGCTGGCGGTTTTCCGGTTTCCGTTGTAAAAGGTGCTTCTTATTGCGACAGTACTATTGCCTTCGGGATGATACGCAGAGGAAGAGTTGATATGACGATCCTTGGCTCCCTGCAGGTGAGTAAAAAGGGAGATCTGGCCAATTGGATTGTGCCCGGTAAAAAAGTTCCTGGCATGGGCGGGGCAATGGAACTTGCCCAAAAAGCCAAAAAAGTAATTGTCCTTATGAACCAGACAGACAAGTATGGAAATTCAAAAATTGTGAACGAGTGTAGTCTGCCTCTTACATCTGCCCGCTGTGTAGACATGATTATTACGGAGATGGCTGTCTTTCAAATAACAAATCATGGTCTGACACTGACTGAATTGTTTGCGCCGCACTCGGTTAATGCAGTCAGGGCGAAAACCGGCTGCAGTTTTACAATTGCTGGGAATGTGAGAGTGATTAATTGA
- the ablA gene encoding lysine 2,3-aminomutase: MKNFLYKPDRHWKDIELWKGVAEEQWNDWLWQLTNTIRTVDDLKKVINLTPDEEEGVRISTKTIPLNITPYYASLMNPDDPRCPIRMQSVPISKEIYKTKYDLEDPLHEDEDSPVPGLTHRYPDRVLFLVTNQCSMYCRYCTRRRFSGQIGMGVPKKQLDAAISYIRSAPQVRDVLISGGDGLLINDNILEYILKNLREIDHVEIIRIGTRAPVVFPQRITENLCSILKKYHPVWLNTHFNTSIEITEDSKRACEMLANAGVPVGNQSVILAGINDSVPIMKKLMHDLVKIRVRPYYIYQCDLSEGIGHFRAPVSKGLEIIEGLRGHTSGYAVPTFVVDAPGGGGKISLQPNYLISQSADKVVLRNFEGVITTYPEPENYVPGRAEGYFKEVYPEMDEKRSNVGIAALMNDQQFNLVPEGLARLDRREKYESDPSHSSLKDKRDKRDELKEKKFNAQQTKQNPAAETDAETAAAKE, translated from the coding sequence ATGAAAAACTTTTTATATAAGCCGGATCGGCACTGGAAAGACATTGAGCTGTGGAAGGGTGTCGCAGAAGAACAATGGAATGATTGGCTTTGGCAGCTGACAAATACGATTCGCACTGTTGATGATCTGAAGAAAGTCATAAATCTCACTCCGGATGAGGAAGAAGGGGTAAGAATCTCGACTAAGACGATTCCGCTGAACATTACACCTTATTATGCTTCACTAATGAATCCGGATGATCCGCGATGCCCGATAAGAATGCAATCAGTACCAATTTCAAAAGAAATATATAAAACAAAATATGACCTTGAAGATCCTTTGCATGAAGATGAAGATTCACCTGTCCCTGGCCTGACGCACCGTTATCCTGACCGTGTCTTATTTCTGGTGACAAACCAATGCTCCATGTATTGCCGCTATTGTACAAGGAGGAGATTTTCCGGTCAAATTGGCATGGGAGTGCCGAAAAAACAGCTTGATGCAGCGATCAGCTATATCAGGAGTGCCCCTCAGGTTAGAGACGTTCTCATATCTGGCGGGGATGGACTTTTAATCAATGATAATATCCTTGAATACATTCTGAAGAATTTGCGGGAAATTGATCATGTTGAAATCATCAGAATCGGCACGAGGGCACCGGTTGTATTTCCGCAGCGGATTACCGAAAATTTATGCAGTATCCTGAAAAAGTATCATCCGGTATGGCTAAATACACATTTTAATACTTCTATTGAAATTACCGAAGATTCCAAGAGAGCATGTGAGATGCTGGCAAATGCCGGTGTTCCGGTTGGCAACCAATCCGTTATTTTGGCGGGTATAAACGACAGCGTTCCAATTATGAAAAAACTAATGCATGACCTTGTTAAAATCCGGGTCCGGCCTTATTACATTTATCAATGTGATCTATCTGAAGGCATTGGCCATTTCCGTGCACCAGTTTCAAAAGGGCTTGAGATCATTGAAGGATTAAGAGGACATACTTCGGGATATGCGGTTCCAACTTTTGTTGTGGACGCGCCTGGGGGAGGCGGAAAAATCTCCTTGCAGCCGAATTACCTGATATCACAAAGTGCCGATAAAGTGGTCCTTCGTAATTTTGAAGGAGTCATAACCACTTATCCGGAGCCGGAAAACTATGTTCCTGGCCGTGCTGAAGGGTATTTTAAAGAAGTTTACCCGGAAATGGATGAAAAACGGTCCAATGTCGGAATAGCCGCGCTGATGAATGATCAGCAGTTTAATCTTGTACCTGAAGGGCTTGCAAGACTTGACCGCCGTGAAAAATATGAAAGCGATCCATCCCATAGTTCATTGAAGGATAAACGTGACAAACGGGATGAACTAAAGGAAAAGAAATTCAATGCCCAGCAGACGAAGCAGAATCCAGCAGCTGAAACGGATGCCGAAACGGCAGCGGCAAAGGAATAG
- the ablB gene encoding putative beta-lysine N-acetyltransferase, with product MHNTASVKIIKKENFLAELYLDPFNKRLRVDDYAGKLEDAVHEAEKTAKEHQCEKLIFRGRVENYMDLLAKGFQCEAVIDGYFRGSDQYFFCKYFSEERRINPHWISEDSIITNVVAIERNPDVIMPPSEYQLLKVTEQDAEKLAALYREVFQIYPTPLHDPSYIKKTIQEGTIYYAFQYNDDLVSGASAEVNLFYKNAELTDCATLPSHRKHGLMKILLEKLEKDLKSQGVFCAYSIARALSFGMNAVLHQLGYSYRGRLLNNCYIFDKLENMNVWVKNLAAADYWGHKK from the coding sequence ATGCATAATACAGCTTCTGTAAAAATAATAAAAAAAGAAAACTTTCTTGCCGAATTATACCTTGATCCATTCAATAAACGCTTAAGAGTAGACGATTATGCAGGTAAATTGGAAGATGCCGTCCATGAAGCAGAGAAAACGGCAAAAGAACACCAGTGTGAGAAATTAATTTTTAGAGGAAGAGTGGAAAATTATATGGATCTGCTTGCTAAGGGTTTTCAGTGCGAAGCTGTTATTGACGGGTATTTCCGGGGCTCTGATCAATACTTTTTCTGTAAATATTTCTCTGAAGAAAGAAGAATCAATCCCCATTGGATTTCTGAAGACAGCATCATTACAAATGTAGTTGCCATTGAAAGAAACCCGGATGTCATCATGCCTCCTTCCGAATATCAGCTCCTGAAAGTAACGGAGCAAGATGCTGAAAAACTTGCTGCACTTTACCGGGAAGTATTTCAAATTTATCCAACACCTCTCCATGATCCCTCATATATTAAAAAGACCATCCAGGAAGGTACCATCTATTACGCATTTCAGTATAATGATGACCTTGTCAGTGGAGCTTCAGCGGAGGTCAATCTTTTTTATAAAAACGCAGAACTGACAGATTGTGCGACACTTCCGTCCCACCGTAAACATGGTTTAATGAAAATACTCCTTGAAAAATTGGAAAAAGATTTAAAATCGCAGGGTGTATTCTGTGCCTACTCCATTGCCAGAGCGCTGTCGTTCGGAATGAATGCCGTTCTGCATCAGCTGGGCTATTCCTATCGGGGCCGGCTTCTTAACAACTGTTATATTTTCGATAAACTTGAAAATATGAATGTCTGGGTAAAGAATTTGGCTGCAGCGGATTACTGGGGCCACAAAAAATAG
- a CDS encoding YozE family protein gives MSKTFYHFLMKYRHPASKDHISRFANDAYEDHSFPKTAYDYDEISSYLELNGSYPESMSVFDEVWQLYILSEG, from the coding sequence ATGTCCAAAACTTTCTATCACTTTTTAATGAAGTACAGGCACCCTGCATCAAAGGATCACATCAGCCGTTTTGCCAATGACGCATATGAGGATCACAGCTTTCCGAAAACAGCCTATGATTATGATGAGATCAGCTCTTACCTTGAATTGAACGGAAGTTATCCGGAGAGCATGTCTGTATTTGATGAAGTCTGGCAATTGTATATACTTTCTGAGGGCTAA
- a CDS encoding aldehyde dehydrogenase family protein — protein MKQHLWISGKFKETENYKALKSPYSGEVIAEVAMASPSDVKSAIDAADQARKVMAEMPAHKRAEILENAVAIMKEENEECAKIIAREASKPLKAARGEVDRTIMTYTFAAQEARKLYGETIPMDAAPGGEGRVAYTVKEPLGIIGAITPFNFPMNLVAHKVGPAIAAGNTVVLKPASQTPMSAYKIADIFHRAGLPDGALNVITGSGGTVGDVLVADDRISMITFTGSPAVGKQIRENAGLKRVTLELGSNSAVVVDENADVEKIVPRIAAGAFAFQGQVCISVQRIYVHESLYQIFAERFIEEAKKLKIGDPLNEETDISAMISKSNTDRAQSWIESAVKSGAELALGGKAENNTLHPTVLLNVDKSEKISCEEAFAPVVHINSFSSFEEALALVNDSDYGLQAGVFTNDVNKAFKAAKELHVGGVMVNDFPTFRVDHMPYGGVKMSGMGREGIKYAVEEMTEMKLISFKID, from the coding sequence ATGAAACAACATTTATGGATCAGCGGAAAGTTCAAGGAAACAGAGAACTACAAAGCATTGAAAAGCCCTTATAGCGGGGAGGTTATTGCAGAAGTCGCCATGGCTTCTCCTTCCGATGTGAAGTCGGCAATTGATGCGGCAGATCAGGCTAGAAAAGTAATGGCTGAAATGCCTGCCCATAAAAGGGCGGAAATATTGGAAAATGCAGTTGCCATCATGAAGGAAGAAAATGAAGAGTGCGCAAAGATCATTGCGCGTGAAGCATCTAAACCTCTAAAGGCTGCAAGAGGAGAAGTGGACCGCACCATCATGACATATACCTTCGCTGCCCAGGAAGCGCGCAAGCTTTATGGAGAGACTATCCCAATGGATGCTGCTCCTGGAGGCGAAGGCAGGGTTGCTTATACAGTAAAGGAGCCGCTTGGAATTATCGGCGCCATCACTCCATTCAATTTTCCTATGAACCTGGTTGCCCATAAAGTGGGTCCTGCAATTGCTGCCGGCAACACGGTTGTATTAAAGCCTGCATCCCAAACGCCAATGTCGGCATATAAAATAGCTGATATTTTTCACAGAGCCGGACTTCCTGATGGAGCTTTGAATGTAATAACAGGGAGCGGCGGAACGGTCGGGGATGTACTTGTTGCAGACGACCGCATATCGATGATTACTTTCACAGGGAGCCCGGCAGTAGGAAAGCAGATCCGCGAAAATGCAGGCTTAAAGAGAGTAACGCTTGAATTGGGTTCCAACTCGGCAGTTGTAGTGGATGAGAATGCAGACGTGGAGAAAATTGTCCCGCGAATTGCAGCTGGGGCATTTGCCTTCCAGGGACAGGTTTGTATTTCCGTTCAGCGCATCTATGTGCATGAATCCCTGTACCAGATATTTGCCGAACGCTTTATTGAGGAAGCCAAAAAGCTGAAAATCGGCGATCCGCTTAATGAGGAAACAGATATTTCTGCGATGATCTCCAAGAGTAACACCGACCGCGCTCAAAGCTGGATCGAGAGTGCCGTTAAGAGCGGAGCAGAACTTGCTCTTGGCGGTAAGGCAGAAAATAATACATTGCACCCAACCGTCCTGTTGAACGTTGATAAATCAGAAAAAATTTCATGTGAGGAAGCATTTGCACCTGTTGTTCATATCAATTCATTCAGCAGCTTTGAAGAGGCGCTGGCACTTGTGAATGATTCAGATTATGGCCTGCAGGCTGGTGTTTTCACCAATGATGTGAACAAAGCCTTTAAAGCAGCAAAAGAGCTTCATGTTGGCGGTGTGATGGTTAACGATTTCCCAACCTTCCGTGTAGACCATATGCCATATGGTGGAGTGAAAATGAGCGGAATGGGACGTGAAGGCATAAAATATGCTGTTGAAGAAATGACAGAGATGAAGCTGATCAGCTTTAAAATTGACTAA
- a CDS encoding YokU family protein — protein sequence MKCAWCESQNINESRETVYWELPDGTRAIQINETPSISCRDCDMVYQSDDLVKEIEDQLFLIDAKKIGKEINFEKLMEQPRLLKRNYFDFSSYDK from the coding sequence ATTAAATGTGCATGGTGTGAAAGCCAAAATATAAATGAGAGCAGGGAAACTGTTTATTGGGAGCTGCCTGATGGAACAAGGGCCATCCAAATCAATGAGACACCTTCCATTTCCTGCAGGGATTGTGATATGGTTTACCAGTCCGATGATCTTGTTAAGGAGATTGAGGACCAACTATTTTTAATTGATGCGAAAAAGATCGGAAAAGAAATAAATTTTGAAAAATTGATGGAGCAGCCGAGGCTGCTGAAGCGAAATTATTTCGATTTCTCTTCCTATGATAAGTAA